The Spirulina subsalsa PCC 9445 region AATACAGGATCGGAATGTTGCGATCGCCCATGTAGGAGATAGTCGCGTTTATCAAATCACCCGCAAACAAGGCATTGAACAATTAACCCGAGATCATGAAGTCGGACAACGGGAGATATTACGCGGGGTAGATCCTGAAGATGCCTACGCTCGTCCTGATGCCTTCCAACTCACCCAAGCACTGGGTCCCCGAGAAAATGATTTTGTCAAACCCGATATTTTGTTCCTAGAAATTCACGAAGATACCCTCTTTTTACTCTGTTCTGATGGTTTATCTGATGGGGATTTGTTAGAAAAACACTATGAAGACTACTTAACCCCCCTCATCAGTTCTCGGGCTAATTTAGAGGAAGGATTGTATGATTTAGTCCGTTTCGCCAATATCGAAAACGGTCATGATAACATCACCGGGGTTGTGGTTCGGGTCAAATTACGTCCCAATTTAGATGGTACGTCGGTGATGTGATGTAAACCGTAAGAGTAGACCATTCCTAGAGTGCATCAGACCTCACCAATATGTTCTGAAAGCTGGGGTTTTCCGTCTGACGCACCCTCTAGATTTAGTCATTCTCACGTTCAAAAAATTATTACGTTTGCAGGGACATAATTCATGGTTCAAACACCTATCCCACCTCACATTCTTTACCCAGATTCCGATGGTCAACCCATGGCAGAAAACACCCTACAGTATGATTGGATTGTCCGTCTAGTTAGTAATCTGAGACGTTTATTTGTCAATCAACAAGTCTTTGTCGCGGGGGATTTACTATGGTATCCCGTACAGGTGGATAAACCCCCCGCTCCGGCTCAAGCACCCGATGCTATGGTAGTGTTTGGTCGTCCTCCCGGATATCGTGGCAGTTATAAACAATGGGAGGAAGATAATATTGCCCCTCAAGTGGTGTTTGAAATTCTTTCCCCAAGTAACACCCGCAGCGAGATGTTAGCCAAGCAAACATTCTATCAAAAACATGGGGTGCTAGAGATGTTTTTTTATGACCCAGAATCCTATGATTTTTGGGGATTTGTGCGGGAGGAGGAGGGGGAGGATTTTGTTTTAATTACCCCCCTCCATCTACCTTGGACATCACCCCGTTTACAAATCCGCTTTGAATTGGGTGCAGAAGGGTTAAGGATTTTCTATCCCAATGGGGAACACTTTAAAGATCCCGGGGAGTTTATGGAGGAACGGGATTTAATTCAGCAGGAACGGGATCAAATTCAACAGGAACGGGATCAAATTCAACAGGAACGGGATCAAATTCAGCAGGAACGCGATCGCGCTTTAGCTAAATTACGAGAATTAGGGATTGATCCAGACGCGCTGTAATCCTTTTCTGTGTAAGTGAATCGTGAATTGCCAAAACTCTTATTCCCTTGCCAATTTTACTCATTTTTTTGGTCAGGATGAGGTCGTCCCGACACACTTTCCAATGCGCCAATCAGAGCGCGAGAAGCCGCTAAAATATCCCGTTCTTCTCCCCCCAAATACAACCGCCCAAAACTCCCAATCGCCGAGACTTGTAAAATATTGATTGAGGCCGCTTTTTCCGCTTCATTGGCCGCTAAAGCCGCATAGGCGGCAGGTTGCACTTCCAACACATAAAGGGTCTGTCCTGCTAGAATTAGCTGACCGCGACGACTGCGATTAATTAACTGGGCTTGGTGTGCGTCCAAATTGCGGATAATTTGACTCGAAATAATTCGGGGTTTAAGGCGATCGCGTTCTGACACCCCCAGAGTATCTAAAATCGCTTGTCCTGCTGTTCGCGTTTCCCCCTGACTCGGAGAATGTATCTCTAATAATCCATACAAACGTTCTACAAATTGTACCCCCGGACGGACGGCCGTTGCTTTTAATGCCACATCCGTAATGCGGTTAATCTCAATGCCCGGAGAAATTTCAATCCAGAGGGAAGTGTCGCCCGGGAGGGGGAGAAAACCAAGAGCAACGGTTCCAATATAAGCAGCGTGTTGGGGTTGTAGATTATCAAGAAAAACGTAACTGCGTAGATCAATGCCCAAAACTTATTTCTCCGTCGGTGGGATTGTGAAGGCAAGGATATTATATAGCGTTTCCTCCCCCAGTCCGTTAAGAACCCCCGAAACTACGCTCTACTAGGGGGGCGGCAGATCACACACGACAAAAGCTATAGTAGGGATACCTTGCTCAATGGACCAATCGTGATGCAGACTTCTCCTATTTTCTTATCCTTGCGCCGCAAGATTCGCC contains the following coding sequences:
- a CDS encoding microcompartments protein, which encodes MGIDLRSYVFLDNLQPQHAAYIGTVALGFLPLPGDTSLWIEISPGIEINRITDVALKATAVRPGVQFVERLYGLLEIHSPSQGETRTAGQAILDTLGVSERDRLKPRIISSQIIRNLDAHQAQLINRSRRGQLILAGQTLYVLEVQPAAYAALAANEAEKAASINILQVSAIGSFGRLYLGGEERDILAASRALIGALESVSGRPHPDQKNE
- a CDS encoding Uma2 family endonuclease, with translation MVQTPIPPHILYPDSDGQPMAENTLQYDWIVRLVSNLRRLFVNQQVFVAGDLLWYPVQVDKPPAPAQAPDAMVVFGRPPGYRGSYKQWEEDNIAPQVVFEILSPSNTRSEMLAKQTFYQKHGVLEMFFYDPESYDFWGFVREEEGEDFVLITPLHLPWTSPRLQIRFELGAEGLRIFYPNGEHFKDPGEFMEERDLIQQERDQIQQERDQIQQERDQIQQERDRALAKLRELGIDPDAL